A single window of Mycolicibacterium madagascariense DNA harbors:
- a CDS encoding histidinol-phosphate transaminase, translating to MSDTHQISLDDLPLRDNLRGKSPYGAPQLSVPVRLNTNENPHPPTQALVDDVAASVRDAASDLHRYPDRDAMALRADLAAYLTRRTGVTLTARNLWAANGSNEILQQLLQAFGGPGRSALGFVPSYSMHPIISDGTQTEWLEARRAGDFALDVDAAVAAITERRPDVVFATSPNNPSGQSISLAELRRLLDAAPGIVIVDEAYAEFSAEPSAVQLLADYPAKLVVSRTMSKAFAFAGGRLGYLAADPAMVDALLLVRLPYHLSVLTQAAARAALRHADDTLGSVARLVAERERVSKALSDMGFEVVPSDANFVLFGGFSDAPRAWQRYLDQGVLIRDVGIPGHLRATIGLADENDVLLDASAVVAETELRSTDSSPVGAS from the coding sequence GTGAGCGACACACACCAGATCTCCCTCGACGACCTGCCGCTGCGCGACAACCTGCGGGGCAAGTCGCCCTACGGAGCGCCGCAGCTGTCGGTTCCGGTGCGGCTCAACACGAATGAGAACCCGCACCCGCCGACCCAGGCCCTCGTCGACGACGTCGCCGCCTCGGTGCGCGACGCGGCCTCGGACCTGCACCGCTATCCCGATCGCGACGCGATGGCCCTGCGCGCGGACCTCGCGGCATATCTGACGCGGCGCACGGGTGTCACGCTCACCGCGCGAAACCTGTGGGCGGCCAACGGCTCCAACGAGATCCTGCAGCAGCTGCTGCAGGCGTTCGGTGGGCCCGGCCGCAGCGCCCTCGGGTTCGTTCCGTCCTACTCGATGCACCCGATCATCTCCGACGGCACGCAGACCGAGTGGCTGGAGGCCCGGCGCGCCGGTGACTTCGCACTCGACGTCGACGCCGCCGTCGCCGCGATCACCGAGCGCCGACCGGACGTCGTCTTCGCCACCAGCCCCAACAACCCATCGGGGCAAAGCATTTCGCTGGCGGAACTGCGTCGGCTGCTGGACGCCGCGCCGGGCATCGTGATCGTCGACGAGGCGTACGCCGAGTTCTCCGCCGAGCCCAGCGCGGTGCAGCTGCTGGCGGACTATCCGGCCAAGCTCGTCGTCAGCCGCACCATGAGCAAGGCCTTCGCCTTCGCCGGTGGCAGGCTCGGCTACCTGGCGGCGGACCCCGCGATGGTCGACGCCCTCCTGCTGGTCCGGCTGCCGTACCACCTGTCGGTACTCACCCAGGCCGCGGCCCGCGCGGCGCTGCGGCACGCCGACGACACCCTCGGCAGCGTCGCCCGGCTCGTCGCCGAGCGCGAACGGGTGTCGAAGGCCTTGTCGGACATGGGTTTTGAGGTCGTACCGAGCGATGCCAACTTCGTGCTGTTCGGTGGGTTCTCCGACGCCCCGCGGGCGTGGCAGCGCTACCTGGATCAGGGCGTCCTGATCAGGGACGTCGGCATCCCTGGTCACCTGCGTGCCACCATCGGCCTCGCCGACGAGAACGACGTGTTGCTCGACGCGAGCGCCGTCGTCGCCGAAACCGAACTCCGCTCGACGGATTCCAGCCCAGTAGGAGCGTCATGA
- the hisB gene encoding imidazoleglycerol-phosphate dehydratase HisB — translation MTTPAPRRARIERKTKESDIVVEIDLDGTGRTDVSTGVPFFDHMLTSLGSHASFDLTVHAEGDVEIEGHHTVEDTAIVLGQALGQALGDKRGIRRFGDAYIPMDETLAHAAVDVSGRPYFVHTGEPDYMVHFTIAGSSAPYHTVINRHVFESLAYNARIALHVRTLYGRDPHHITEAEFKAVARALRHAVEPDPRVSGVPSTKGSL, via the coding sequence ATGACCACCCCGGCCCCCCGGCGCGCGCGCATCGAGCGCAAGACCAAGGAGTCCGACATCGTCGTCGAGATCGATCTCGACGGCACCGGCCGGACCGACGTCAGCACCGGCGTCCCGTTCTTCGACCACATGCTGACCTCGCTCGGCAGCCACGCGAGCTTCGACCTCACCGTGCACGCCGAGGGCGACGTCGAGATCGAGGGTCACCACACCGTCGAGGACACCGCCATCGTGCTGGGCCAGGCCCTCGGTCAGGCGCTCGGCGACAAGCGCGGCATCCGCCGCTTCGGGGACGCCTACATCCCGATGGACGAGACGCTCGCGCACGCGGCCGTCGACGTGTCGGGGCGGCCGTACTTCGTGCACACCGGCGAGCCGGACTACATGGTGCACTTCACGATCGCCGGGTCGAGCGCCCCGTACCACACCGTCATCAACCGGCACGTCTTCGAGTCGCTGGCCTACAACGCCCGCATCGCGCTGCACGTGCGCACCCTCTACGGTCGCGACCCGCACCACATCACCGAGGCCGAGTTCAAGGCCGTGGCGCGCGCGCTGCGCCACGCCGTCGAGCCCGATCCGCGAGTATCGGGCGTGCCGTCGACGAAGGGTAGTTTGTGA
- the hisH gene encoding imidazole glycerol phosphate synthase subunit HisH, which translates to MTTKVVVLDYGSGNLRSAQRALERVGADVEVTADPDAAAAADGLVVPGVGAYEACMAGLRAVGGEKIVADRLAKDHPVLGICVGMQILFSRGVEFGVESVGCGQWPGSVVRLEAPVIPHMGWNVVDAAPGSTLLRGLDPDTRFYFVHSYAAQQWEGADDAKLTWATHHVPFLAAVEDGALSATQFHPEKSGDAGATLLENWVEGLT; encoded by the coding sequence GTGACGACGAAAGTCGTTGTCCTCGACTATGGTTCGGGCAACCTCCGCTCGGCTCAACGCGCCCTGGAGCGGGTCGGCGCCGACGTCGAGGTGACCGCCGACCCGGATGCGGCGGCCGCTGCCGATGGTCTGGTCGTGCCGGGCGTCGGTGCCTACGAGGCGTGCATGGCGGGCCTGCGGGCGGTGGGTGGGGAGAAGATCGTCGCCGACCGGCTCGCGAAGGACCATCCCGTGCTGGGCATCTGCGTCGGCATGCAGATCCTGTTCAGTCGCGGGGTGGAGTTCGGCGTCGAGAGCGTGGGATGCGGCCAGTGGCCCGGATCGGTCGTGCGGCTCGAGGCCCCGGTGATCCCACACATGGGGTGGAACGTCGTCGACGCGGCGCCGGGAAGTACGCTCTTGCGCGGCCTGGACCCGGACACCCGCTTCTACTTCGTGCACTCCTACGCCGCCCAGCAGTGGGAGGGCGCAGACGATGCGAAGCTGACGTGGGCGACGCACCACGTACCGTTCCTGGCCGCAGTCGAGGATGGCGCGTTGAGCGCCACCCAGTTTCATCCGGAGAAGAGCGGCGACGCCGGCGCGACGCTGCTCGAGAATTGGGTCGAGGGGCTTACGTAG
- the priA gene encoding bifunctional 1-(5-phosphoribosyl)-5-((5-phosphoribosylamino)methylideneamino)imidazole-4-carboxamide isomerase/phosphoribosylanthranilate isomerase PriA, translating into MSGERLILLPAVDVVDGKAVRLVQGVAGSETDYGSALDAAMAWQNDGAEWIHLVDLDAAFGRGSNRELLAEVTGKLDVAVELSGGIRDDESLLAALETGCARVNLGTAALENPVWCARMIAEHGDKVAVGLDVKLEAGQYRLRGRGWETDGGDLWPVLERLDAEGCSRFVVTDVTKDGTLNGPNLELLAGVADRTDAPVIASGGVSSLDDLRAIATLTGVGVEGAIVGKALYAGRFTLPEALAAVSR; encoded by the coding sequence GTGAGTGGCGAGCGTTTGATTCTGCTGCCTGCGGTCGACGTGGTCGACGGCAAGGCGGTCCGCCTGGTTCAGGGCGTGGCGGGCAGCGAGACCGACTACGGTTCGGCGCTCGACGCCGCCATGGCCTGGCAGAACGACGGCGCCGAGTGGATTCACCTCGTCGACCTCGACGCGGCATTCGGCCGCGGATCCAATCGTGAGCTGCTCGCCGAGGTGACCGGCAAGCTCGACGTCGCCGTCGAGCTGTCCGGCGGCATCCGTGACGACGAGTCGCTCCTTGCCGCCCTGGAAACCGGTTGTGCGAGAGTCAATTTGGGCACCGCCGCGCTGGAGAATCCGGTCTGGTGTGCACGCATGATCGCCGAGCACGGCGACAAGGTCGCCGTCGGACTCGACGTCAAGCTGGAGGCCGGTCAGTACCGGCTGCGCGGCCGCGGTTGGGAGACCGACGGCGGTGACCTCTGGCCCGTGCTGGAACGTCTCGACGCCGAGGGCTGCTCGCGATTCGTGGTCACCGACGTCACCAAGGACGGCACGCTCAACGGTCCGAACCTCGAACTGCTGGCCGGGGTCGCCGACCGCACCGACGCGCCGGTGATCGCCTCCGGTGGCGTGTCGAGCCTGGACGATCTGCGCGCGATCGCGACGCTGACCGGAGTCGGCGTCGAGGGTGCCATCGTCGGAAAGGCGCTCTACGCCGGGCGGTTCACTCTCCCCGAGGCCCTCGCCGCGGTGAGTCGGTAG
- a CDS encoding inositol monophosphatase family protein produces MALDDADLAGLVAAAAVILDAAAEPFVAGHRAQSAVAKKGNDFATEVDLAIERQVVRALQEETGIGVHGEEFGGAPIDSPLVWILDPIDGTFNYAAGLPTAAMLLGLLRDGVPVAGLTWLPFTDVRYTAVLGGPVYANGIAQPPLKAAELRDSIIGMGTFNVDSRGEFPGRYRMATLEQLSRRCSRVRMHGSTGIDLAYTGAGVLGGAISFGHHVWDHAAGVALVRAAGGVVTDLAGADWTPTSRSALAGAPSVHAEILDLALDLGVPGEF; encoded by the coding sequence ATGGCGCTGGACGACGCGGATCTCGCGGGGCTCGTCGCCGCGGCCGCCGTGATCCTCGACGCCGCCGCCGAGCCGTTCGTCGCCGGCCATCGCGCCCAGTCGGCGGTGGCCAAGAAGGGCAACGACTTCGCGACCGAGGTCGACCTCGCCATCGAGCGGCAGGTGGTGCGGGCGCTTCAGGAGGAGACGGGCATCGGGGTGCACGGCGAGGAGTTCGGCGGCGCGCCCATCGACTCGCCGCTGGTGTGGATCCTCGACCCCATCGACGGCACGTTCAACTATGCGGCCGGGCTGCCGACCGCGGCCATGCTGCTGGGGCTGCTGCGCGACGGCGTCCCCGTCGCCGGGCTGACCTGGCTGCCGTTCACCGACGTGCGGTACACCGCGGTGCTCGGAGGCCCGGTGTACGCCAACGGAATTGCCCAACCGCCGCTGAAGGCCGCCGAGCTGCGTGACTCGATCATCGGCATGGGCACCTTCAACGTCGACTCGCGCGGCGAGTTCCCGGGCCGGTACCGGATGGCCACCCTCGAGCAGCTGAGCCGCCGGTGCTCCCGGGTCCGCATGCACGGCTCGACGGGCATCGACCTCGCCTACACCGGTGCCGGCGTGCTGGGCGGTGCGATCAGCTTCGGCCACCACGTGTGGGATCACGCCGCGGGCGTGGCGCTCGTCCGCGCGGCGGGCGGCGTCGTGACCGATCTGGCAGGCGCGGATTGGACGCCGACGTCGCGCTCCGCATTGGCCGGGGCGCCCAGCGTGCACGCCGAAATCCTCGACTTGGCACTCGATCTCGGCGTCCCGGGGGAGTTCTGA
- the hisF gene encoding imidazole glycerol phosphate synthase subunit HisF yields the protein MDVAVRVIPCLDVDDGRVVKGVNFENLRDAGDPVELAAVYDAEGADELTFLDVTASSAGRSTMLDVVRRTAEQVFIPLTVGGGVRSVADVDTLLRAGADKVSVNTAAIARPELLAELSRQFGSQCIVLSVDARTVPAGSQPTGSGWEVTTHGGRRGTGIDAVEWARRGADLGVGEILLNSMDADGTKAGFDLPMLHAVREAVTVPVIASGGAGAVEHFAPAVQAGADAVLAATIFHFKELTIGQVKAAMAREGIVVR from the coding sequence ATGGACGTCGCGGTACGGGTCATCCCCTGTCTCGACGTCGACGACGGTCGCGTCGTCAAGGGCGTCAACTTCGAGAACCTCAGGGACGCAGGCGATCCCGTCGAGTTGGCGGCCGTGTACGACGCCGAGGGCGCCGACGAGCTGACGTTCCTCGACGTGACCGCGTCGTCGGCGGGTCGCTCGACGATGCTCGACGTGGTCCGCAGGACGGCCGAGCAAGTATTCATCCCGCTGACGGTCGGTGGCGGCGTCCGCTCGGTTGCCGACGTCGACACCCTGCTGCGGGCCGGCGCCGACAAGGTCTCGGTGAACACCGCCGCGATTGCGCGGCCCGAGCTGCTCGCCGAGCTGTCCCGCCAGTTCGGGTCGCAGTGCATCGTGCTGTCGGTCGACGCCCGCACGGTGCCGGCCGGGTCTCAGCCCACGGGGTCGGGCTGGGAGGTCACCACGCACGGCGGTAGGCGCGGCACGGGCATCGACGCGGTCGAGTGGGCCCGCCGCGGCGCCGATCTCGGGGTCGGCGAGATCCTGCTGAACTCCATGGACGCCGACGGCACGAAGGCCGGCTTCGACCTGCCGATGCTGCACGCGGTGCGCGAGGCGGTGACGGTTCCGGTGATCGCCAGCGGAGGGGCCGGGGCCGTCGAGCACTTCGCGCCCGCGGTGCAGGCCGGGGCCGATGCGGTGTTGGCGGCCACCATCTTTCACTTCAAGGAACTGACCATCGGCCAGGTGAAGGCCGCGATGGCCAGGGAAGGAATCGTGGTGCGATGA
- the hisI gene encoding phosphoribosyl-AMP cyclohydrolase, which yields MTLDDAIARRLKRNADGLVAAVAQERGTGQVLMVAWMDDDALAQTLATRKATYFSRSRGQQWVKGETSGHTQYVHSVRLDCDGDTVLLEVDQVGAACHTGEHTCFDADQLLTPET from the coding sequence ATGACACTCGACGACGCCATCGCCCGCCGACTCAAGCGCAACGCCGACGGTCTGGTCGCGGCGGTGGCGCAGGAGCGGGGGACTGGCCAGGTGCTCATGGTCGCGTGGATGGACGACGACGCGCTGGCGCAGACGCTCGCCACGCGCAAGGCCACCTACTTCTCGCGCTCGCGTGGGCAGCAGTGGGTCAAGGGCGAGACGTCGGGACACACTCAGTACGTGCATTCGGTGCGGCTGGACTGCGATGGCGACACCGTGCTGCTGGAGGTCGACCAGGTCGGAGCGGCCTGCCACACCGGCGAGCACACGTGCTTCGACGCCGACCAACTCCTGACGCCCGAGACCTGA
- a CDS encoding flavin reductase family protein — protein MAGPHAYSYRVADGSGLPHDPLNAIVGPRPIGWISTVSATGARNLAPYSFFNAFNYHPPIIGFSSVGWKDSVANAEATGQFVWNLATRAIAEKMNETSASLPADGDEFVRGGLTPVPSIAVTPPRVLESPVNFECQLTQLIQLRDANGQDVESWLVLGEVIAVHIDEHLLVDGVYDTAAAHPILRAGGPADYAEIVPDAMFAMERPDDSG, from the coding sequence ATGGCCGGTCCCCACGCCTACAGCTACCGCGTCGCCGACGGCAGCGGGCTCCCCCACGACCCGCTCAACGCCATCGTTGGACCGCGCCCCATCGGATGGATCTCCACGGTCAGCGCCACGGGTGCGCGCAACCTGGCGCCCTACAGCTTCTTCAACGCGTTCAACTATCACCCGCCGATCATCGGGTTCTCGTCGGTGGGCTGGAAGGACTCCGTCGCCAACGCCGAGGCCACCGGTCAGTTCGTCTGGAACCTGGCCACCCGCGCCATCGCCGAGAAGATGAACGAGACCTCGGCGTCCCTACCCGCCGACGGTGACGAGTTCGTCCGCGGCGGCCTGACGCCGGTGCCCTCGATCGCGGTGACGCCGCCGCGGGTGCTCGAGAGCCCGGTCAACTTCGAATGCCAACTGACACAGCTCATTCAGCTGCGCGACGCGAACGGCCAGGACGTCGAGAGCTGGCTGGTGCTCGGTGAGGTGATCGCCGTGCACATCGACGAGCACCTGTTGGTCGACGGGGTGTACGACACGGCGGCCGCCCATCCGATTCTGCGCGCGGGAGGGCCCGCCGACTACGCCGAGATCGTGCCCGACGCCATGTTCGCGATGGAACGGCCCGACGACAGCGGCTAG